In Liquorilactobacillus hordei DSM 19519, the following proteins share a genomic window:
- a CDS encoding ABC transporter ATP-binding protein, giving the protein MNYVIKHLIIYFGQHKARYTTVFIFMVIASILAVAPTYIIRLIIDAIVQKNLTTRILITYITFFALIIILAYLTEAIWTFFLFIGSYDIQKELRNDLMTHFLKMGAPFYHRFRTGDLITRSSDDVRVMGMTVGYGLMVFLNTSLYLTFIVLMMMVTVSWQLTLFALIPMPILVYFIFKWGSEVDAKFTEAQNSVSEMNNEVLEIIDGLRVVRAFGLEDSVSQKFDEKVLESRKQNDIVAEIDSRFMPLITIILAISYVFSFGLGAFFVAHHQISIGAMVSFQVYLTMIVWPMISAGDLVNTMQQGAASWRRINEVLKTDDNLELSGNLSLQKISTIAFINFHFKYDCNDRAVLNGLNLTVKSGQVIGIVGKTGSGKTTLLRQLGHRYPYSSEVPLINGQPLTSYSTTDLRKKIAEVPQEHTLFSRTIRENLLFGNSEASEKTLWQALEKACLADDIKRMKDGLETLVGEKGISLFGGQKQRLSLARAFLRNTSEILLLDDALSAVDAKTEQVIINNLKNQVSNKISFIISHRLSTITDADWIIVLDDGKIIQSGTHQSLIKESGWYQEQYHHQQIKEEK; this is encoded by the coding sequence ATGAATTACGTTATAAAACATTTAATAATTTACTTTGGTCAACACAAAGCTCGTTATACTACTGTCTTCATCTTCATGGTAATCGCGAGCATCCTCGCTGTTGCACCAACTTATATCATTCGTCTAATAATTGATGCAATTGTTCAAAAAAATCTTACCACTCGGATATTAATAACTTATATAACATTTTTTGCTTTAATCATTATTTTAGCGTATCTTACCGAAGCAATTTGGACATTTTTCCTATTCATCGGTTCCTATGATATTCAAAAAGAATTACGTAATGATTTAATGACACATTTTCTAAAAATGGGTGCCCCTTTTTATCATCGCTTCCGGACGGGTGATTTAATAACACGTTCAAGTGATGATGTACGTGTTATGGGAATGACTGTTGGTTATGGCCTAATGGTTTTCCTAAATACCAGCCTTTATCTAACATTCATTGTCTTAATGATGATGGTCACAGTATCTTGGCAATTAACCCTCTTTGCTTTGATACCAATGCCAATTCTTGTTTACTTCATCTTTAAATGGGGTTCAGAAGTTGATGCAAAATTTACTGAAGCACAGAATTCTGTCTCAGAAATGAATAACGAAGTTCTTGAAATTATTGATGGACTACGCGTTGTCCGTGCATTTGGGCTAGAAGACTCAGTTTCTCAAAAATTCGATGAAAAAGTCTTAGAATCTCGAAAACAAAATGATATTGTGGCTGAAATTGACTCTCGCTTTATGCCGTTAATAACTATTATTTTAGCTATTAGTTATGTTTTCAGTTTTGGGCTTGGGGCTTTCTTTGTAGCACATCATCAAATTTCTATTGGTGCAATGGTTTCTTTTCAAGTCTATTTAACAATGATTGTCTGGCCAATGATTTCAGCTGGGGATTTAGTTAATACTATGCAACAAGGTGCTGCATCTTGGCGAAGAATTAATGAAGTACTAAAAACCGATGACAATCTGGAACTTTCTGGTAACTTAAGTCTTCAAAAAATTAGCACTATTGCCTTTATCAACTTTCATTTTAAATATGATTGTAATGATCGTGCTGTACTCAATGGCCTTAATCTCACGGTAAAAAGTGGTCAAGTAATTGGGATTGTCGGAAAAACCGGAAGTGGTAAAACCACACTTTTACGCCAACTTGGTCATCGTTATCCCTATTCTAGTGAAGTTCCTTTAATTAATGGTCAACCTTTGACTTCATATTCTACGACAGATCTTCGAAAAAAAATTGCTGAAGTTCCACAAGAACATACACTGTTCTCAAGAACTATTCGCGAAAATCTTCTCTTTGGTAATTCAGAAGCAAGTGAAAAAACACTTTGGCAAGCACTGGAAAAAGCATGTCTCGCCGACGATATCAAAAGAATGAAAGATGGTTTAGAAACACTGGTAGGCGAGAAAGGAATTTCTCTGTTTGGTGGACAAAAACAGCGATTATCCCTTGCTCGAGCTTTTCTACGAAATACTAGTGAGATCCTTTTACTAGATGATGCCCTTTCTGCAGTCGATGCAAAAACTGAACAAGTAATTATTAACAATCTAAAAAATCAAGTTTCAAATAAAATCTCATTTATTATCAGTCATCGACTATCAACAATTACTGATGCTGACTGGATTATCGTATTAGATGATGGAAAAATTATTCAATCGGGAACTCATCAGTCGCTAATAAAAGAATCTGGATGGTATCAAGAACAATATCATCATCAACAAATTAAGGAGGAAAAATAA
- a CDS encoding polysaccharide biosynthesis protein: MNKKLLSGSFWLSFGSVFSRALGILYLIPWLAMMGSKENINSAQALFNSTYNIYAIFLSLGMAGFPSAIARKVAMYNGKGEFANSQKIFKLGLGLMCISGLICTLILYIAAPIFAANSPVVSQRDSVIAIRSMVPAIAILPAMSVIRGWFQGNQDLKPFGISQLWEQVFRVLFILVSSYLLIYIFHTSYVVAVYASVFAAFAGAIASYIYLIAHYRVKLPEYRMNLKSSKDLTLVNVRKIFMAITYESIPFVIVGAGINLCQIIDQLFFKQIMQGALGLSAAYTQQVYTAFSANPSKLTSVIIALAAAIAGSSLPLLATVNAGGQKQDVRRYLTDNINYLIFIVFPISTIFSALSFEANGIFFFFSKDGALFLAYNIWQSLIMAIAVNGLTVLQALRYSKKAMSYLVVGLIIKMCLQYPFVFIWQGTGAIMATNIAFLVICILVYRKIGKVFTVKFKKFMPNILLNIFFLIIVTVSQFVIASVYIPQTKLMALLYSVIFGLYAGLLYFVISKKFGFWNKIFE, from the coding sequence ATGAATAAAAAATTATTATCAGGTTCATTTTGGCTATCCTTTGGGAGTGTGTTTTCAAGGGCGTTAGGTATACTTTATTTGATACCGTGGTTAGCCATGATGGGGTCAAAAGAAAACATTAATTCTGCGCAAGCTTTATTTAACTCAACTTATAATATATATGCGATATTTTTATCGTTAGGCATGGCAGGTTTTCCTTCTGCAATTGCAAGAAAAGTTGCGATGTATAATGGTAAAGGCGAATTTGCAAATAGTCAAAAAATTTTTAAATTAGGCTTGGGCTTGATGTGTATTTCAGGTCTAATTTGTACGCTAATTTTGTATATTGCAGCCCCAATTTTTGCAGCAAATAGTCCAGTAGTTTCACAAAGGGACTCAGTAATTGCTATCAGAAGTATGGTTCCAGCAATTGCGATATTGCCTGCTATGAGCGTAATTCGTGGTTGGTTTCAAGGTAACCAAGATCTTAAACCATTTGGGATTTCTCAGTTGTGGGAGCAAGTATTTAGAGTACTTTTTATATTAGTATCCAGTTATCTTTTAATATATATATTCCATACAAGTTATGTGGTTGCGGTGTATGCAAGTGTATTTGCTGCTTTTGCAGGAGCAATAGCTAGCTATATATATTTGATTGCCCACTATAGGGTTAAACTACCTGAATATAGAATGAACCTTAAAAGCAGCAAGGACCTCACGTTAGTTAATGTACGAAAAATTTTTATGGCCATTACATATGAATCTATCCCTTTTGTAATTGTAGGTGCAGGAATAAATTTATGCCAAATAATTGATCAGTTGTTTTTTAAACAAATCATGCAAGGTGCATTGGGCTTATCAGCAGCATATACTCAACAGGTATACACTGCATTTTCGGCTAATCCATCCAAACTAACATCGGTAATTATTGCATTAGCAGCTGCAATTGCTGGAAGTAGCTTACCATTACTTGCAACAGTTAATGCAGGAGGTCAGAAGCAAGATGTACGACGTTATTTAACGGATAATATTAACTACCTAATTTTCATTGTTTTTCCTATTTCTACAATATTCAGTGCATTGTCTTTTGAAGCTAATGGGATTTTTTTCTTTTTTAGTAAGGACGGTGCACTCTTCTTGGCTTATAATATTTGGCAAAGTTTGATTATGGCCATTGCAGTCAATGGATTAACTGTACTTCAAGCACTTCGTTATAGTAAAAAAGCCATGTCTTATTTAGTAGTGGGTTTGATAATTAAGATGTGTCTTCAGTATCCCTTTGTTTTCATATGGCAGGGAACTGGAGCTATAATGGCAACTAATATTGCCTTTTTAGTTATTTGCATATTAGTTTACAGAAAAATAGGAAAGGTTTTTACTGTTAAATTTAAAAAGTTTATGCCCAACATATTGCTGAATATATTTTTCCTTATTATTGTTACGGTGTCACAGTTCGTTATTGCTAGTGTTTATATACCACAAACTAAACTAATGGCACTTTTGTATAGTGTGATATTTGGCTTATATGCAGGATTGCTTTATTTTGTGATTTCAAAGAAGTTTGGCTTTTGGAATAAAATCTTTGAATGA
- a CDS encoding helix-turn-helix domain-containing protein yields MGTTILSFEDRVVIETLHHEKHSLQYIADYLGLSKTTIFNEVHRLAGEYHAVKAQTDHEVKLSHRGRKTILTTNLKRLIEEQAGVPLYFAHAYSPHERGSNENRNRVLRRFIPKGQPIDEITDDELIQINWYLNSRPLKCLNWRTPIEIFLRNLRY; encoded by the coding sequence ATGGGCACCACTATTTTATCATTTGAAGACCGCGTTGTCATCGAAACACTTCATCATGAAAAGCACTCACTTCAATATATTGCCGATTATTTAGGCCTTAGTAAAACCACTATCTTTAATGAGGTTCATCGCTTAGCTGGTGAGTATCACGCAGTTAAGGCTCAAACTGACCATGAAGTTAAACTTAGTCATCGTGGTCGTAAAACCATCTTAACGACTAACCTAAAGCGCTTGATTGAAGAACAGGCCGGTGTTCCGCTGTACTTTGCGCACGCTTATTCGCCACATGAACGAGGCAGTAATGAAAATCGCAACCGAGTACTACGCCGCTTCATTCCCAAAGGTCAACCGATTGATGAGATTACCGATGATGAATTGATTCAAATTAACTGGTATTTGAATTCCCGACCACTCAAATGTTTAAATTGGCGAACACCGATTGAGATCTTTTTGCGTAATCTGCGTTACTAA
- a CDS encoding ECF transporter S component: MQKNKNSLRMIILTGLFAAIIYLGIFILRIPIPAMVGRPFIHFGNTLAALAILFLGPRNGIIAGVIGLGGFDVLNGYALTSWLTVLEVIIVGLTIEAVFKYFHHNDSKRNIIIVAITAGAMKIITSYCTSIVEALMVGTAFKTAIVASFLSLPATVINSISTAICVPILYFLLRKAFFAINKD; encoded by the coding sequence ATGCAAAAAAATAAGAATTCTCTCAGAATGATTATCTTAACTGGTTTATTTGCTGCCATTATATATCTCGGCATTTTCATTTTAAGAATACCTATTCCTGCAATGGTCGGGCGACCATTTATTCATTTCGGAAATACACTTGCTGCTTTAGCTATTTTATTTTTAGGACCCAGAAATGGGATTATTGCAGGGGTCATCGGACTTGGTGGTTTTGATGTGCTTAATGGGTATGCATTAACATCTTGGTTAACAGTTCTTGAAGTAATTATAGTCGGTTTAACTATCGAAGCTGTTTTTAAATATTTCCATCACAATGACAGTAAGCGCAATATTATTATTGTTGCTATTACAGCAGGAGCCATGAAAATCATCACCTCTTACTGCACTTCAATTGTTGAAGCCTTGATGGTCGGTACAGCGTTTAAAACTGCTATTGTTGCATCTTTCTTGAGCCTACCAGCAACAGTTATCAATTCTATTTCAACGGCAATCTGTGTTCCTATATTATATTTTCTATTACGTAAGGCTTTTTTTGCTATTAACAAAGATTAA
- a CDS encoding pyridoxamine kinase, translated as MKKSILISQDLSCAGQVSMAIALPILGALGFNPTILPTAILSTHTGGFGKNTYLDLSSEMEKIIAHWETIPLSFSAIYLGYLGNSPLDILLKKIDTLSPNAFFLLDPVMGDHGKMYRGFNENYAHQMQQLVKKADLITPNVTEAQLLLDKECTTGVLSSASALTLAKELNDKFKNKQILLTGIPKPDGKIGIVGVDNISQEIWQLETPKIGSSFFGTGDIFASVLLGALLHGNTLKEAAERAMHFISNTIKKNMQLNCVDPHFGLDYSLELPVLLKQLN; from the coding sequence ATGAAAAAATCAATACTAATTTCTCAAGACCTCTCTTGTGCTGGTCAAGTTTCCATGGCTATTGCTTTGCCCATCCTTGGTGCACTCGGTTTCAACCCTACGATTCTACCAACTGCAATTTTATCAACCCACACAGGTGGCTTTGGAAAAAACACTTACTTAGATCTCAGTTCAGAAATGGAGAAGATTATTGCCCACTGGGAAACAATCCCTCTTTCCTTTTCTGCAATATATCTAGGTTACCTAGGAAACAGTCCTTTAGATATTCTTCTTAAGAAGATTGACACCCTTTCGCCTAATGCCTTTTTTCTTTTAGATCCTGTGATGGGGGATCATGGTAAAATGTATCGCGGCTTTAATGAAAACTATGCTCATCAAATGCAACAGTTGGTAAAAAAAGCTGATCTTATTACGCCAAATGTAACAGAAGCTCAATTACTGCTAGATAAAGAATGTACTACAGGTGTACTTTCCTCAGCTTCTGCTCTTACTTTAGCTAAAGAGCTTAATGACAAGTTCAAAAATAAACAAATTCTTTTAACTGGAATTCCTAAACCTGATGGGAAAATTGGCATTGTGGGTGTCGATAACATTTCCCAGGAAATATGGCAACTTGAAACACCAAAAATTGGTTCAAGTTTCTTTGGAACTGGCGATATTTTTGCAAGTGTTTTACTTGGTGCGTTATTGCATGGTAACACATTAAAAGAAGCAGCAGAAAGAGCAATGCACTTTATTAGTAATACGATTAAAAAAAATATGCAATTAAATTGCGTTGATCCCCATTTTGGTCTTGATTATTCTCTTGAGTTGCCTGTATTATTAAAACAATTAAATTAG